ACGCCGACCGCGACCGATGTCATCAGCGGCCTCTACAGCTTCAGCCGTTTCCAGCAGGGCCTTCTGGAGAGCACCGATCTGAAGGGCAACGCGGAGGTCAAGAACCTCGCCGCCTTGCGCGCCGAAGAGGCGGCCAAGCGCGACAAGGCGCTGAAGCAGATCCAGGAGGCGATCGGTACGGAGCCGCGCGCCGGCAAGACGACGTCGGTGAGCGCAGGTCTCGTCGAACCCGAGAATTCCGACGGTCCGACTTACGTCAGAAGCTTCTATGCCGCGCAGATTCCCGAGTATGAATCCGCCATCAGCCTGCTCGAGCACTATCTGAAGGGACCGGACAATGCGGGACTAGCCGCCTTCGCGCGCGAGCAGCTCCCGAGGCTGCGCGCGCAGCAGGTCAGGGACGCCGAGCGCACCATGGCGGACAAGTAGCCGCTCCTACTTGTCGTTCGGATGATGTTGCTGGCTTTCCGGCCGCACGGTGCGGTCGCTGTCCGGCATCCTGTCCCGGCCCGCATCGCCATTGTCATCCTTGCCGCCCGAGGTCGAGGTGCCGCTGCCGCTCGGGTTCGACCTGGTCGACAGACCTGTGGTTGACGTGTCCGCATGCGGGGTGGCGGAGCTGGCGGCAGGATCGCCGGTCTCGGCCCCCCGCCCGCTGGGCGTACCCTGGGCAAACGCCGATCCGGCGGCGAACGATAGAACGATGATCGCGGCAATTCCTGCTCTCATATGCTCTCTCCCTCTCTGTCGGGCTAACCGCAGGATCGACGCTCCGTTCCGAGGCATTGCCGGTGTTGGAGGCGCACCCGCCTATGGCAATTTATTCCGAAGCCG
This is a stretch of genomic DNA from Bradyrhizobium sp. CB2312. It encodes these proteins:
- a CDS encoding DUF4142 domain-containing protein; amino-acid sequence: MRILVAIVLTFISTAALADNTGERTAGDRTPTATDVISGLYSFSRFQQGLLESTDLKGNAEVKNLAALRAEEAAKRDKALKQIQEAIGTEPRAGKTTSVSAGLVEPENSDGPTYVRSFYAAQIPEYESAISLLEHYLKGPDNAGLAAFAREQLPRLRAQQVRDAERTMADK